In the Ostrinia nubilalis chromosome 15, ilOstNubi1.1, whole genome shotgun sequence genome, one interval contains:
- the LOC135078892 gene encoding clavesin-2-like: MNEYAEYDWKLHQMQNERLCEVARKRLTDGDKQRALDGLKEAVDSSLNLALRDKSRCQDDNFLRRFLYARKHDVQQSFELLVRYHQFRRDHPELWAPADGGVLRALADGLPGVLADRDRRGRCVLIMFASNWTPHACSLLSVHRALLLTLERALDDVQNQANGFVIIVDWTEFTFKQSCSLQAKMLKLMIDCLQDCLPVRFKSIHFIGQPWYVETALAVTKPYLKAKTRERIILHGNNLSTLHDSLPLDILPAELGGEGPSYNSERWLQEFCRGDSICPTPVAPTATAAPVENDPPCAKLDKAYKQKDNPNFSFHGNEKSAKSELLRDKD; the protein is encoded by the coding sequence ATGAACGAGTACGCCGAGTACGACTGGAAACTGCACCAGATGCAGAATGAACGCCTCTGTGAAGTCGCCAGGAAACGCCTCACCGACGGCGACAAGCAACGAGCACTCGACGGCCTGAAGGAAGCCGTCGATTCTAGTCTCAACCTCGCCCTCCGCGACAAAAGCCGGTGCCAAGACGACAACTTCCTGCGGCGGTTTCTATACGCGCGTAAACACGATGTGCAACAAAGTTTCGAGCTGCTAGTGCGATATCATCAATTCAGGCGCGATCATCCAGAGCTCTGGGCTCCTGCCGATGGCGGCGTGCTGCGGGCGTTGGCGGACGGGCTCCCCGGCGTGCTGGCCGATCGTGACCGGCGCGGGCGCTGCGTGCTCATCATGTTCGCCTCCAACTGGACGCCTCACGCCTGCTCCCTGCTCTCCGTGCACCGAGCTCTCCTCCTCACCCTGGAGCGAGCACTCGACGATGTTCAAAACCAAGCCAACGGCTTTGTGATCATCGTGGACTGGACTGAATTCACCTTCAAACAATCGTGCAGTTTACAAGCAAAAATGCTAAAGCTGATGATCGACTGCTTACAAGACTGTTTACCCGTGCGGTTCAAAAGTATACACTTTATAGGTCAACCGTGGTACGTGGAGACAGCGTTGGCCGTTACAAAACCATATCTGAAGGCGAAAACGCGGGAACGGATAATATTGCATGGCAACAACTTATCAACGCTGCACGATTCCCTACCCTTGGATATTCTTCCTGCTGAATTGGGAGGAGAAGGCCCCTCGTATAACTCAGAACGATGGTTGCAAGAGTTCTGTCGAGGAGACAGTATATGCCCCACGCCTGTGGCACCTACGGCTACAGCTGCCCCGGTAGAGAACGACCCTCCTTGTGCCAAACTGGACAAAGCTTATAAACAAAAGGACAATCCAAATTTCTCGTTCCATGGAAATGAGAAAAGTGCAAAATCAGAGTTATTGCGTGATAAAGATTGA
- the LOC135078922 gene encoding cytochrome P450 4C1-like, giving the protein MFVFVIIFMVAIVYYIHFRHMRKPLYELAEQMPTIGDLPVLGHTHWFIGGPERLLQNIQQLAERVDSLGGLCKLWIGPSLYVVSLDPEDVQKILENCLEKDSTYKFLRTWLGNGLFVAPVDKWKVHRRAVLPIFNNRIIEDYIEVFGQQGEVLAQRLAEQVGQKEFDVYKYITSCMLDIVFETAMGEKMDVQHNPDTPYLRARNCVMSIINMRLFKAWLQPDALFNLTHYAKIQKENIDITHKFTDEVVRKKKELFDAGGFTKEGRKDFLELLLSKDAKFTNKELREHIDSITIAGNDTTALVVAYTLLLLGNHEEEQEKVFKELKDIFGDSDRLPTREDLNKMEYLERVLKETMRLYTVVPIIARKTVKEVKLSTFTLPAGVGCAVAPFVMHRSKKLWGPDADCFNPDRFLPENSVDRHPCAFIPFSHGTRNCIGRHFGMLAMKSILATMLRTYKVTSRSINRFKIEILLFPVPGHMISIERRNTKCN; this is encoded by the exons atgtttgtttttgtaataatattcatgGTAGCTATAGTATACTACATACACTTTAGACATATGCGAAAACCTTTATATGAATTAGCGGAACAAATGCCCACCATTGGGGACCTCCCAGTTTTGGGACATACACACTGGTTTATAGGAGGGCCTGAAA GATTGTTACAGAATATCCAGCAGTTGGCAGAACGTGTGGACTCTTTGGGAGGACTGTGTAAGCTCTGGATCGGTCCGTCACTTTATGTTG TATCCCTGGATCCTGAAGATGTAcagaaaattttggaaaactgtTTAGAAAAGGACTCGACATACAAGTTTCTACGGACGTGGCTCGGAAATGGTTTATTTGTCGCCCCAG TGGACAAATGGAAGGTGCACCGTCGCGCGGTCTTACCAATCTTCAACAACCGGATCATAGAGGACTACATAGAAGTGTTCGGCCAGCAAGGAGAAGTGCTCGCGCAGCGGCTCGCCGAGCAAGTTGGCCAGAAAGAGTTCGATGTTTACAAGTACATCACCTCTTGCATGCTTGATATTGtctttg AAACAGCAATGGGTGAGAAAATGGACGTCCAACACAACCCCGACACGCCTTACTTGCGCGCGCGCAACTGCGTGATGTCGATCATAAACATGCGCCTGTTCAAGGCGTGGCTGCAGCCCGACGCGCTCTTCAACCTCACGCACTACGCCAAGATACAGAAGGAAAACATTGATATCACACACAAGTTCACTGATGAG GTTGTACGTAAAAAGAAGGAACTCTTCGATGCAGGAGGTTTTACCAAAGAAG GAAGAAAGGATTTTCTTGAGCTGTTATTAAGCAAAGACGCAAAGTTCACCAACAAGGAGTTGCGCGAGCACATCGACTCCATCACGATAGCTGGCAACGACACCACAGCACTGGTCGTTGCTTATACACTTCTTTTGCTGGGAAACCATGAAGAGGAACAAGAGAAAGTGTTTAAAGA GCTGAAAGATATCTTCGGTGATTCAGACAGGCTGCCCACCAGAGAAGACCTAAACAAAATGGAATACTTAGAAAGAGTGTTAAAAGAGACCATGCGATTGTATACCGTCGTTCCGATTATTGCCAGAAAAACAGTAAAGGaagtaaaattat CGACCTTCACTCTCCCCGCCGGTGTGGGCTGCGCAGTCGCGCCCTTCGTGATGCACCGGTCGAAGAAGCTTTGGGGCCCGGACGCGGATTGCTTCAATCCCGACCGATTCTTGCCGGAGAACAGCGTCGACCGCCATCCTTGTGCGTTCATCCCCTTCAGCCATGGAACTAGGAACTGCATAG GCCGCCATTTTGGGATGTTAGCCATGAAGAGTATCCTAGCAACTATGCTGAGAACCTACAAAGTGACCTCCAGATCCATCAACCGATTTAAAATTGAGATCCTACTGTTCCCTGTGCCTGGTCATATGATTTCTATAGAAAGGAGAAATACAAAGTGCAATTAG